In Dioscorea cayenensis subsp. rotundata cultivar TDr96_F1 chromosome 11, TDr96_F1_v2_PseudoChromosome.rev07_lg8_w22 25.fasta, whole genome shotgun sequence, a single genomic region encodes these proteins:
- the LOC120271943 gene encoding auxin-responsive protein SAUR50-like encodes MALRKSNKLPQAAALKQMLRRCSSLGRRQGVGADEDGLPGDVPKGHFAVYVGENRSRFIVPISYLSHPEFQSLLRRAEEEFGFDHDMGLTIPCEEVVFRSLTSMLR; translated from the coding sequence atGGCTCTGAGGAAGTCTAACAAGTTGCCACAAGCTGCAGCACTGAAGCAGATGCTAAGAAGGTGTTCTAGTTTAGGGAGAAGACAAGGCGTTGGAGCTGATGAGGATGGACTCCCCGGTGATGTACCAAAAGGACACTTTGCTGTTTATGTTGGAGAGAACCGTAGCCGTTTTATTGTTCCTATATCTTATCTTTCTCACCCGGAGTTTCAGTCTCTTCTCCGGCGAGCTGAGGAGGAGTTTGGGTTTGATCATGATATGGGCTTGACTATCCCTTGTGAAGAGGTTGTGTTCCGTTCTCTCACTTCAATGCTccggtga